The sequence below is a genomic window from Anser cygnoides isolate HZ-2024a breed goose chromosome 8, Taihu_goose_T2T_genome, whole genome shotgun sequence.
CCCAGTCACCTTTATTTCACTAGAGTATAAATTAATAAAGTATAAATTAGTATCATAAATACAGATATCACCAGTACAAAAATTAGATTGacattcataaaataaatattaaaatagtcATAGCAAAAGGTACCTCCGAAACCTATCACCAACATGATTTGAATCTATACTGTACCACAGAACCTACTGATTCACcgtttaatacaaaataaaattaaaaatgcagtaaatacTGCTACCTACTCAGTGTTTGCCTGAGGTGAGTTATTATTGCCtcaaactgcaaaatatttacCCTAACACTTGCTTGGAACCATCGGACTACCCTGTTTGTACAAGTAGAGGTGTAGTGTAATCCAGATATGCTTTCCATATGGTTAGCAGCTATCTACCTCAAGAGTGTTCATTAAAGTCACCAATAGACTAGTTTCAGTTTGTTTACCACTGATTGCATATATGCATAGATAAATAGACCAAGCCAATTTTATCCAAGAAGTGCAGAAATGATAGTAGCATCTTTGTCCCATCTGAACTAACAGACCATTTCACCAGTTAATAATGTTGTAAGAAAGTCAGATAAATAGAGGTTTTTgtttcacagaaacagaaaattgttCCTTTTAGTTAGTAAAAGAAACGTATTTTTCAAAAGTAGTGTTTTTTCCCATCACAAGTACCATAAGTTGTCTGGCTCAGTAAGGCTTATACTTTAGAATACCTGGCCAAATCAAAGACTCATTTGATTCTAGCTGAGAATCCTGTTTCAAACAGGACAATACAAGGTGCTTGGGAAGAGTATATGTGCAGGGTAATCATACTGTAACAGATCAGAATACTCTTCCAGCCTCCAGCCACTAGTGACACGAGGGCTTCCTGGTATCTGGGGATTTTTCATCTGTGACTGTCTAATAGATCTTCGAATCACATAAGGTTTTGGCTTCAAAACTCCTTTACCAGAGAGGCTAAAGGTTTCACccaattcactttttttttttttgctttggaacTGCCATGAGTATCCACAGTAGTTTTTCCTTAGATACCATTAAACggttctttttctcttgcagcttttgcttttttgcgTTTACACAGGATCACTGATAGAACAATGGCAAGAGTGATGACTGCAATTGCTATCGCTGCTATGATGATAAAGACTTCTGCTCCATATTCTGTAggatagagaaaaaaatccaacgTTCAGTTATCAGAGACATGTCACAATACAAATTCTTAGAACCCACCCGACTGAACTCAAAAACTGCTTTCTATATTTAACAGCATCACAGAATTAGAACGATCACCTCAACATGAACtaagttcattttaaaatggaattgtTGAACTCATGTAATATTTCACATGGTCCACAATAGGTTTTAAACTAGATAGTACACTAAAATACCATGTTACCACTTCAAGACTAGGCCAAGCACCTCCCCAAACCCCTGCATTAATTCTGTGAAACTACGTCCaagtggatttctttttttaggcTAGAAGCTAGAAAACACCAATAGAAGAGATTTTTATTCAATTTACTAGAATTCAAAACTGTTGTGATATATGAAAGTATACATCTAGGTAAGAAAGTTAATTAGAGACAGCCAATTCTGGGAAaggttttctactttttttttcccctacagatGAGATAGTCTCATCTGATATAGTAATGTGATACTATTTAATAAATAATCATGGCTTTATACTGAAGAAAGttgttttccaaattgtttGTTTGGAATTAAACTGGCTGATTCACTGACCACTCACTAACTTATTTACCAGCAAAGAAGTCAGTTTGTCGGCTGACATGGCATTGTAACAGTAAAGAAAGTCTCAGAAAGAAATCTCATCTGCTTTTGACATAGTAACTAAAGTTTAGTTCAAACTGCAAGTCAACAGAAGTGCCGGTTATGCAGGTTTCCAGCACTCCTATTCTGGATTGCTAATCAATCACTTCTTATGGGACCCAGTACTGGAAGGATCTGAGGCAAACAATGGAACAACAACACAAAGATGAAGGCCAGTGATGAGATCTGAAACGTTGGTGGCCAGCCATCAACtcaatttaaaactaaaacaaagcaGTGTAGCAAAACCCTGAAACCAATTCTATCCAGCTGAAGATGCTGGactcttttttccttaatggCGTTCTTCCCGTGAGTTTCCACATTTGTCTGTGTCCCCTTGGTTATAGAACAAATAGTTTATTCTACAACTTAGGCATCACACTTCAAGGAAGTACGAAATATATTCAAAAATCAAAGCACTTTTTTCTTGCAATGCTAAAGACAGCATGACATAATTCACGAGATACATACCATCTAAGATAGTTCTTCCTACACTGGTACAAAGCACCATGCTTTCTTGACCAGTACGGTTTTCTCTGCGAGAGGGAATGATTGCCTGTATGTAGAAGCAgtagttgtttttgttgtcaaCGCTTATTTCGAAAGTATTGCTTTTTGTAGTTGCatctttctgtaaagaaaaaaaacatcaggaaGATATTCTCTGCAAAAATGCTAGCTCTTAAGGTGGTACAGAAATTATGCAGCATTCTATAGCTATGGAATACATAAAAACTAGAGCAAGACCTTACCTTTCCAGAACTTTGATCTTTCCAGTAATAGAGTTTGTATTCCAGGTCATGTTTGAAAATATCTCGAATACTTTGAAAGCTTCCATTAGGAAACATATAAGGTGTAAGTGGATCTTGGAACACAATATTCAGTTTGGAATCCTGTGTGTAATGCTGGATCTCTGGTTTTCCAAGAACAgctaaaaaagcatttttaggATTAAAACACTATTAttatcttcccccccccccccatatcagCTATTCTatggttttattgttttctatATAATatgctctttttctcttcctccctctaaTTCCTTCCCTCCTCAAATGAATTATAAGTTTACTGAGCCAAGGCAGTACAGGATTATTAACAAATATCTGTATCTAGTACACAATGGTAATAAAATGTTCAATTTACTGCAGTGAGAAACAAGTCGTAAATAAAATCTTAGACACTGCCCTGCAACAGGGAAATCTTTACACCtgtatgttttcttctaaaatatcaGTAGGGCTACTAAAAGAATCTATAGGAAAAATCTTTAGGCCAAATACAAACCTTAAGTCAGTGgaaatcattttgaaatgaagtttATGATAAGATTTAATTGGCAATACTACTCACTCTGATTATAAGGTGTGAATTTTTCAGAGCTTGCAAAAGGTGGTTCTTCAAAGTTATCCATCCCTGTGGATTGTACAGACAATATATGTGCTGTATAGGTCTCTTTCACATTCCTGAGTGCATCAGTAACATCACACTCTGTTTCCGTGGTcagtgtgcattttttttttgtgtcagaTGTCTGTCTGAAAAGAGTAAGAACAAAGTGTCAACTCTTCCCAAGCAGGCTTTTACAAGCTATTTATAtatgttaaaaacatttttcccctcagacTGTATAGATTTCCCTCAGTCAGTGGAACAACCTTTCAGGTATAGGctgaaaagtagaagaaaaaccaaaccaaacctgACCATAGTTCTGTACAGGTATATTTCACAACTCAAAGTAGAATCAAGTAAGTAAAGTATGAGCAATAGTAATTACAGTAAGATGTCATTGGATACACATATGAATTAACAATATGAACTTATATGAGTTGAACTGAAACCAGAAGCagttctgattttgtttttccttctgttgacttatgaaaaaaaagatgtgtaaaTCACTTAGAAAGCGTTCTCCCTGATCACTGATGCATCTGAAAACTATTGCCTTAAGAAACATTAGTTGTACTAGGAAGCTGCCACGTAAATTAATCGTTTACAATGTCTCCTCATTAATGTCACTTGTGTTTGCATCTATGCAGGTAGAAATGTCACTAAGAACTTGACACTAGCAGCAATTTTAATTGCAGAATTGCATtatagaaacaagaaaaaatattgacaaAAAACATGACCCATTAATTCTCTTGGTTTTTAAAGGGCTGAGGGTGGGTCCATTTTCTtgagaaataatgaataaaCTGGTAAAATAAGTGTTAATGGCTCACTTTGCATTCTCgcaagaaggaacagaaaaacagatttgataTTACTGCTtcaattctttttcttgtttttgttggtgaattaaggaaaagaaaaattgtgtaAACTtagctgaaagagaaagaacGATGACTGGAAATTAACAAGTGAGTTTTCCTCCTGGTAGGTCAAACTTTATTTAAGAGTTGCCAGAAGTCCCTTCCCACTTCACTAGATTTCTTATGTCACAGATCTGTTCGTTTTAGTATCCTTCCTTTGAAACAGGACAGAATAGATTTGATCTTGGTGATCAATCAAATGTACTTTCGTAAGAGTACAcggaagagaaagaaaacatttaagtgCATTTCATCCATGGGAACACCTTGTCTGAAGAAGTGCCTCTGTATCAGAACTACACTTGATTCTACACTGAATCTTGGGCAAACAGGCTTCAGTATTTCACAAGCAAAAATGTCTGGAAATAAACTCCAGattcacaaaacatttcaaagtgcACAGTGCTAGATAAGGCTCTGTGTCCTTTTGATGTCTTTTTGTAGAATCACGCTGCTAAGATAGGTTGTGCCATTCTGCTAAGTATGTGCTTTTAAGTCTATTCGTTTTATCGCTCCCTTAGATTAAAGAATAAAAGGGCACATGAGACCACTGCACTGGTATTTCATCCATTAGTCATGAGAGCTCTCATTTCTAGGCAACTTTTATACACAGAAGAAACTACAGCatcatattttcattaatatgtGGGAGAGCTGATGATGTGTTTTCCCTTCAGGGCATGTTTAATAATGGTCTATGAATTAATATGGGAGCTAAGAACCATACAGATTTATTACTGAACTTCACGGAAGTTTTTGTGCAGTATTAAAAGAGGTGTTAGACACTTCACATAAGCTGATTGTTTTTTATGTCCACAGTATTTTATAGCTTCTATAAAACATTACGACAGGGGAAGTCTTGACGGAGCTAGACAAATAAAGGGGATTTTTAGTATTACCCAGCAAGATTAATTATACATTTATAGTGATTCACTGATTAGAATAAAATTCAGACTCATATTTATCAGACGCCTCCCAAGACCGAAGAACAAAGACTTGGTCCAGACACCTTGAAAGACATAAAAAGGTGAAATTCTCTCTAATACATGGTATGTCACATTGAGTGTCAACTTCTGAGTACCCTGCCCTACATCTCCAGTGCAGCTGGCCCACATCAAACCTCAGAATTGAAATACTGATCTAAAGCTCAACTTATCATTTCTGAAGTGGGCAAAGCCAGAAACCTGAATCAGATATTGCTATAGTTGGATATAAAGAAGTATTAACAGCTGGGTTGGCAGTTTTCCTAGACCCCTTGCCTGAGCTCTTTTCCTGTTACATTCGGTCTCAGAAATAATCAAACGCTCTGTCTGCGTCTTCTCTAGTTGCCATTAAGGTACATGCCATGGTGTTATTTACTTACCCATGTATTTCTACTGTATAGAAGTAGCCTGACGGTTTTGGTTGCCACTGTAGTATAGTTTTAAAATTGATTGAAGACCAAGTTATATTAACTGCTGTTGGTAGTTCTGTGttacctttaaaaacagaaaagagcatCATCAGTTGCACTGTAGGTAATTCCTGTCTCCCTGCATTCACTGCTTTGTTAAATGAGGCAGTTGCTGTTAATTGCTAAGAGAGGTTATTTTGGGCAAAAAGGCTCGGTCCTGCCCTTTGGGCTCATGCTTGACTCCATGAAGGAATGTGTCCTGGCAGAGGTGAGAAATAtgagaacaaaattattttctttcctgtttcctctAACTCCCAGGTTGCTGAGGTAACTTATTCGGAGTCTTGTCTAAGGCTGCCTCTACTTTTTGGTCCAAGACCCCCCAAGAACTTACAAAATCTCGGACGCTTGTGGCAAAGTCCAAGAACCAAGCAAATACGGTGTAGTTCAAAATCACCCCAGCTGTATCTTCTGCAGAAAACACGAGCCCCGCTCCCCCTTTGATTTACCTGGGGAAGCCAAACCCTTCATTTACTTGGAGAAGACAAGCCCTTATACTCGGGGAAGGCGGACAAAGCCCTCCTGGGGCAGCGGCCGCCCgcaccccgcgccccccggcccgcccccgccgAGCAggccgcggcgccgccgccgcttcgGGCAAGAGCGGCGTGGGGCAGCGGGCCGGGAAGCCCCGAGCCGCGGGAAGCGCCGCGACCTCCGCGACCCCGGGCGGCCGGCGCTGCGCTTGGCGACACCCTCATCACCTCCCGCAGCCCGCTCTGCCCCCCGCAAGCTCAGCCCTGCGGCCGAGGCGAACAGACCTCACCCCCGCCCCAGCGCCCCCGGTACCCAAAGGGCTCCCCTCAGCAGAAGCCGGCCCGAGGCCACCCCAGCGCTCCGCAGCCggagcggggacggggacggagCCCCCGCCGTCGCGGGGCGGCtcaccccggggggggccgccctCTCAGAGGGTCCGAGCCCCGCGCCCTCCGCCCGCTGATACCCACCGGCGGCGGCCAGGCGCCACAGCAGGGCGCCGAGCAGCAGAGCCCGGGATCCGGCGTGGGTGCGCAGCATCTTCGAGGGGCGGATCGGCGGTGAGCTGCGAAGGGGCGGGAAGCGCGGGCTTATATCTGATGGGACAGAGGCGGGGACTGCCGGCGCCTCGCCGGTGGGAGCGGCGGAGGCCG
It includes:
- the F3 gene encoding tissue factor → MLRTHAGSRALLLGALLWRLAAAGNTELPTAVNITWSSINFKTILQWQPKPSGYFYTVEIHGQTSDTKKKCTLTTETECDVTDALRNVKETYTAHILSVQSTGMDNFEEPPFASSEKFTPYNQTVLGKPEIQHYTQDSKLNIVFQDPLTPYMFPNGSFQSIRDIFKHDLEYKLYYWKDQSSGKKDATTKSNTFEISVDNKNNYCFYIQAIIPSRRENRTGQESMVLCTSVGRTILDEYGAEVFIIIAAIAIAVITLAIVLSVILCKRKKAKAAREKEPFNGI